A region of the Dysgonomonas mossii genome:
TCAATATCTTCCTGAATTATGTTTTTTTAAACATTCAGCACCATAATAGGCTTAATAGAGTAAACAAAGAGTTGCATTATATCGTTTTATAATATGCAATGCGTTACTTGTATTGAGAGAACGATCATAGGTAGCGTCTATGTCAGTATCTAGATATTCAATTGTATATATTTGGAATTCTCTCTTTTTATTATTATATTTGTCTATATAAAAACAATTTTAATAAATAAATTTTATCATCATGAGTACTTCAACATTAAAAGAAAAAAAGAATGTATCAGTAAATGCTGATATTGCAAAATTTGTTGGAAAGATGTTTTCTTTCAACAATAGTTTAAAACTTTATCATTGGCACGTTACAGGTAAGGGCAGCTATGCGCAACACATTGCATTAGACCAAGCCTTGGAAGACCTTCTTGACGTTACAGATCGTCTTGTAGAAACTTCTTATGCAGTAAAGGGAGATTTAGATATTGTAATTCCTGAAACAGCTAATCCTGCAGACATAGTAAAACATGCCGAGGAGTTTTTCAAATATACTGAATCTCAGAGAGAGTTGTTTGCAGAAGCTTTTACACAGGCAATTATAGATGACTATCAAGAAGCTATACAGCAATTGCTTTATCGCCTAAAACGTCTCCA
Encoded here:
- a CDS encoding DUF5856 family protein: MSTSTLKEKKNVSVNADIAKFVGKMFSFNNSLKLYHWHVTGKGSYAQHIALDQALEDLLDVTDRLVETSYAVKGDLDIVIPETANPADIVKHAEEFFKYTESQRELFAEAFTQAIIDDYQEAIQQLLYRLKRLQ